Proteins encoded together in one Gigantopelta aegis isolate Gae_Host chromosome 8, Gae_host_genome, whole genome shotgun sequence window:
- the LOC121379717 gene encoding uncharacterized protein LOC121379717 yields the protein MSKGHYVDNAQNRRLGRVGLQHGTAVHSASRSSGSSPKTYVNNTQNRSLGRVGFPHGTAVHSAGGFSSKTYVDNAQNRSFGRVGLPHGMAVHSAGGVSSKTYVNNAQNRSFGRVGLPHGMAVHSAGGVSSKTYVDNAQNRSFGRVGLPHGMAVHSAGGVSSKTYVDNAQNRSFGRVGLPHGMAVHSAGGVSSKTYVDNAQNRSFGRVGLPHGTAVNSPDGFSSKTYVDNAQNRSLGRVGLPHGTAVHSASRSSGSSPKTYVDNTQNRSLGRVGMKHGTAVGTSSIIIIEFDDDEKIYMMRQVCAGLTYLHQRGVAHCDIKSQNVLLDILTDDNRSKREAYRNVTAKITRLWSEHDKGSV from the exons ATGTCAAAAGGACATTACGTAGACAACGCTCAGAATCGCAGACTTGGACGCGTTGGTTTACAGCATGGTACGGCAGTGCACTCTGCTAGTAGATCTTCGGGATCCTCACCAAAGACGTATGTGAACAACACTCAGAACCGCAGCCTTGGACGCGTTGGTTTTCCACATGGTACGGCGGTTCACTCTGCTGGTGGCTTTTCGTCAAAGACGTATGTGGACAACGCTCAGAACCGCAGCTTTGGACGCGTTGGTTTACCACATGGTATGGCGGTTCACTCTGCTGGTGGCGTTTCGTCAAAGACGTATGTGAACAACGCTCAGAACCGCAGCTTTGGACGCGTTGGTTTACCACATGGTATGGCGGTTCACTCTGCTGGTGGCGTTTCGTCAAAGACGTATGTGGACAACGCTCAAAACCGCAGCTTTGGACGCGTTGGTTTACCACATGGTATGGCGGTTCACTCTGCTGGTGGCGTTTCGTCAAAGACGTATGTGGACAACGCTCAGAACCGCAGCTTTGGACGCGTTGGTTTACCACATGGTATGGCGGTTCACTCTGCTGGTGGCGTTTCGTCAAAGACGTATGTAGACAACGCTCAGAACCGCAGCTTTGGACGCGTTGGTTTACCACATGGCACGGCGGTAAACTCTCCTGATGGCTTTTCGTCAAAGACGTATGTGGACAACGCTCAGAACCGCAGCCTTGGACGCGTTGGTTTACCACATGGCACAGCGGTTCACTCTGCTAGTAGATCTTCGGGATCCTCACCAAAGACGTATGTGGACAACACTCAGAACCGCAGCCTTGGAAGAGTAGGAATGAAACACGGGACAGCTGTTGGTACGTCTAGTATAATTATA ATTGAGTTTGATGACGACGAGAAGATATACATGATGCGACAGGTCTGTGCTGGACTGACCTACCTGCATCAGCGTGGCGTGGCCCACTGCGACATCAAGTCCCAGAACGTGTTGCTGGACATACTGACAGATGACAACCGATCGAAACGAGAGGCGTACAGAAACGTCACAGCCAAGATCACCCGACTTTGGTCTGAGCATGATAAAGGCAGCGTCTGA